The Anabaena sp. WA102 genome contains a region encoding:
- a CDS encoding pentapeptide repeat-containing protein, giving the protein MANQQHLNVLRSGAVTWIEWRNKNSQIEIDLSAANLLGENLRGANLQGVNLNKVNLAHALLVRTNFSHANLSNAIFYQAKLIEANLSQANLSIANLSGAILTQANLSFGNFIGADFSGANLENTIINDANLIGTDFQNANLKNADLAAAQLIRSNLSFANLMAVNLITANLSEANLYEAELMTAQLYQANLHKANLTKAHLGNAFLSKANLTEANLTEADLSWANLKGANLAGANLHGATIRGANFQGANLKGTILENNLELLTPKKCN; this is encoded by the coding sequence ATGGCAAATCAACAACATCTCAATGTATTACGTTCAGGAGCAGTTACCTGGATAGAATGGAGAAACAAAAATTCCCAAATTGAAATTGATCTTAGTGCTGCAAATCTACTAGGAGAAAATCTCCGCGGAGCAAATCTCCAAGGGGTAAACTTGAATAAAGTAAATTTAGCTCACGCTTTATTGGTGCGAACTAATTTCAGTCATGCCAATCTCAGTAATGCTATTTTTTATCAAGCCAAATTAATAGAAGCTAACTTAAGTCAAGCGAATTTGAGTATTGCTAATTTGAGTGGGGCAATTTTAACCCAGGCTAATTTAAGTTTTGGCAACTTTATTGGTGCTGATTTTAGTGGTGCAAATCTGGAAAATACTATCATTAACGATGCTAATTTAATTGGTACAGATTTCCAAAATGCTAATTTAAAAAATGCTGATTTAGCCGCAGCGCAACTTATTCGCAGTAATTTAAGTTTTGCAAATTTGATGGCAGTTAATTTAATTACTGCTAACTTGAGTGAAGCAAATTTATATGAAGCAGAATTAATGACTGCTCAACTTTATCAAGCTAACTTACATAAAGCTAATTTAACCAAAGCTCATTTAGGAAACGCATTTTTATCTAAAGCTAATTTAACGGAAGCTAATTTAACGGAAGCTGATTTAAGTTGGGCAAATTTGAAAGGTGCGAATTTAGCCGGAGCAAATTTGCACGGTGCAACTATTAGGGGTGCAAATTTTCAGGGAGCAAATTTGAAAGGGACGATTTTAGAGAATAACTTAGAATTATTAACACCAAAGAAATGCAATTAA
- a CDS encoding AAA family ATPase, translated as MHIQKVIIKNFRCFEHLEVNLDPDINIFVGNNGSGKSALLDGIAAAMFASYIRCIQLIESIRYQQTNPFSQEDFSVKQKENQQKHYAEFTVSTTDFLDWRIVYEKKFIYNKEDISTAVTGISLSEEANKEFFAELQNKCDTLKNDPKSELSVIGYYKSDRNLTNLEYQENISNLPLDRFDSLKNALSATANFTDLATWFFWREYEELREGKNQKDINFELPDLKQIRKAISTIIAPNARVYFSGATSAKLMVEWTMETGEKRELLLSQLSAGYRNMLALVMDFARRLAQANPHMENPLSAEAILMIDELDLHLHPTWQQNIIPDLKKVFPNTQIIATTHSPEVVTTVKQNQVKILEDYQIKECPSPTKGMKSSDIVRYVLGLSDLRPDTEESRTLTRLFEAIDNGQLEEAKRLRQELQHWESYDPDMTRADMQIRKLERRNAV; from the coding sequence ATGCACATTCAAAAAGTCATTATCAAAAACTTCCGCTGCTTTGAGCATTTGGAAGTTAATTTAGATCCCGATATCAATATTTTTGTTGGCAATAATGGATCAGGTAAGAGTGCGTTATTGGATGGTATTGCTGCGGCAATGTTTGCTTCATATATACGTTGTATTCAGCTAATTGAAAGTATAAGATATCAACAAACTAACCCTTTTTCACAAGAAGATTTTTCAGTCAAACAAAAAGAAAATCAACAAAAACATTATGCAGAATTTACTGTATCAACTACAGATTTTTTAGATTGGAGAATAGTCTACGAAAAAAAGTTTATTTATAACAAGGAAGATATTTCTACAGCAGTCACAGGTATATCTTTATCAGAAGAAGCAAATAAGGAGTTTTTTGCTGAGTTGCAAAATAAATGTGATACTTTGAAAAATGACCCAAAATCTGAGCTTTCTGTCATAGGTTATTATAAAAGTGATCGTAATTTAACTAATCTTGAATACCAAGAAAATATTTCCAATCTACCTTTAGATAGATTTGATTCTTTAAAAAATGCTTTAAGTGCAACAGCTAATTTTACTGATTTAGCCACTTGGTTTTTTTGGCGTGAGTATGAAGAATTGAGAGAGGGAAAAAATCAAAAAGATATTAACTTTGAACTTCCAGATTTAAAGCAAATACGAAAAGCTATTTCTACTATTATTGCTCCTAATGCTCGCGTTTATTTTTCAGGTGCAACATCTGCAAAATTGATGGTTGAGTGGACAATGGAAACAGGAGAAAAACGAGAACTTTTACTTAGTCAATTAAGTGCAGGTTATCGCAATATGTTAGCGTTGGTGATGGATTTTGCGCGGCGTTTAGCACAAGCAAACCCACACATGGAAAACCCATTATCAGCAGAAGCCATTTTGATGATTGATGAGTTAGATTTACATTTACATCCAACGTGGCAACAAAATATTATTCCTGATTTAAAAAAGGTATTTCCCAACACTCAAATTATCGCCACTACTCACAGTCCCGAAGTTGTAACAACAGTTAAACAAAATCAGGTGAAGATATTAGAAGATTATCAAATCAAGGAATGTCCATCACCTACCAAGGGGATGAAAAGTTCAGATATTGTCAGATATGTTTTAGGGTTGAGTGATTTAAGACCAGATACGGAAGAATCAAGAACACTGACACGCCTTTTTGAAGCAATTGATAATGGTCAATTAGAAGAAGCAAAACGCCTCAGACAAGAATTACAACACTGGGAATCTTATGATCCAGATATGACTAGAGCAGATATGCAAATCCGCAAATTGGAACGGAGGAATGCGGTGTGA
- a CDS encoding retron system putative HNH endonuclease, whose protein sequence is MKKVLKSPEPEELKKYKGRFSLQIKRWSDLKKNRETLNAIRDTLATDQKGLCAYCEMSLHEKNRSVEHFIPRNQSTKENNHDLDWQNMLAICLPPGGMKDEDLENPQLLKDLPCCGKKKDGDIPDGRLLNPLNLPTLRLFKFSSKDGEIRPDKKACEDSGIPIENVQFTIDTLELNVQRLKDQRLVVIDEIEKELDDETIDINDLEEKVAAEYFGNGTDNWHPFFTTIRWVLGAGAERHLMNIYYSG, encoded by the coding sequence GTGAAAAAAGTGCTGAAATCCCCAGAACCAGAGGAACTTAAAAAGTATAAAGGGCGATTTTCTTTACAGATAAAGCGATGGAGTGATTTAAAAAAGAACCGAGAAACTTTGAATGCAATTCGTGACACTTTAGCGACTGATCAAAAGGGACTTTGTGCCTATTGTGAAATGTCCCTTCATGAGAAAAATCGTTCTGTAGAACATTTTATTCCTCGTAACCAATCAACAAAAGAAAATAATCATGATCTAGATTGGCAAAATATGCTTGCTATCTGTCTTCCTCCAGGTGGAATGAAAGATGAAGACTTGGAAAATCCACAACTACTGAAAGATTTACCATGTTGTGGCAAAAAGAAGGATGGTGACATACCTGATGGTAGATTATTAAATCCTCTGAATTTACCAACATTACGTCTATTTAAATTCAGTAGTAAAGATGGTGAAATTAGACCTGATAAAAAAGCTTGTGAAGATTCTGGTATTCCTATAGAAAATGTTCAATTTACTATTGATACTCTGGAACTTAATGTCCAAAGATTGAAAGATCAACGATTAGTTGTAATTGACGAAATAGAAAAAGAACTTGATGATGAGACAATTGATATAAATGATTTAGAAGAGAAAGTTGCAGCCGAATATTTTGGTAATGGTACAGACAATTGGCATCCGTTTTTTACAACTATTCGCTGGGTTTTAGGTGCAGGTGCAGAACGACATCTTATGAATATTTATTATTCAGGTTAA